A window of the Hordeum vulgare subsp. vulgare chromosome 5H, MorexV3_pseudomolecules_assembly, whole genome shotgun sequence genome harbors these coding sequences:
- the LOC123399610 gene encoding calcium-transporting ATPase 5, plasma membrane-type-like isoform X1, translating into MASPPPPPEVAVAVGEEEGEGREAQGEDAFDIPGKNAPRDRLRRWRQIALVLNASRRFRYTLDLERDEERENLRRIIRAHAQVIRAVFLFKKAGQKELQESYNGTKPESLSQRFPIDLEKLVMLNRDHDAIMLQEVGGVSGLSDLLKSNLERGVSSNEDDLLHRRDLFGANTYPRKKRKGIWRFVFEACWDLTLVILMVAAAISLSLGIATEGVKDGWYDGGSIFFAVFLVIFVTATSDYRQSLQFQHLNEEKQNIKVEVIRGGKRVGVSIFDLVVGDVVPLKIGDQVPADGVLICGHSLAIDESSMTGESKIVHKDQKAPMLMSGCKVADGYGSMLVTGVGTNTEWGMLMANLSEDIGEETPLQVRLNGVATLIGIVGLSVAGVVLVVLWIRYFTGHSSNPDGTTAFVAGTTGAKQGFMGAISIFTIAVTIVVVAVPEGLPLAVTLTLAYSMRKMMRDKALVRRLSSCETMGSATTICSDKTGTLTLNKMTVVEAYLSGTKLNPCNNTGMMSSSAASLLVEGIAQNTAGAVFSPEDGGTAEIAGSPTEKAILSWGLKIGMNFNDVRSKSSVLHVLPFNSMKKCGGVAVQVSDAYAHIHWKGAAEIVLASCKSLLSIDGSVHPMSSDKYNELKRSIDDMAMSSLRCIAFAYCTCELTMVPREDLDKWQLPEDNLTLLGMVGIKDPCRPGVRDAVQLCSAAGVKVRMVTGDNVETAKAIALECGILNAKDVASETIIIEGKVFREMSETAREEVADKITVMGRSSPNDKLLLVQVLKRKGHVVAVTGDGTNDAPALHEADIGLSMGISGTEVAKESSDIIILDDDFTSVVKVVRWGRSVYANIQKFIQFQLTVNVAALVINVVAAVSSGAIPLNAVELLWVNLIMDTLGALALATEPPTDNLMKRHPVGRREPLVTNVMWRNLFIQALYQIAVLLIFNFDGKRIFHLHNESREHADKIKNTFVFNAFVFCQIFNEFNARKPEEKNVFLGVTSNRLFMGIVGITTILQILIIEFLGKFFGTVRLGWKLWVLSVAIGAVSWPLAYVGKSIPVPATPFQDYFKHCSVWRRPCRRGDEEQGSKS; encoded by the exons AtggcgtcgccgccgccgccgccggaggtcGCCGTGGCGGTtggcgaggaggagggggagggccgGGAGGCGCAGGGAGAGGATGCGTTCGACATACCCGGCAAGAACGCCCCGCGCGATCGCCTGCGGCGGTGGAGG CAAATTGCTCTTGTGCTCAACGCTTCACGCCGTTTTAGATATACTCTAGATCTGGAGAGGGATGAAGAGAGAGAAAACTTGAGAAGAATTATACGAGCTCATGCACAAGTTATACGG GCAGTGTTCCTTTTCAAAAAGGCTGGTCAAAAGGAGCTACAAG AATCTTACAATGGTACAAAACCGGAGTCACTCTCTCAAAGATTTCCAATTGATCTGGAAAAGCTTGTAATGTTGAACAGAGATCATGATGCAATTATGCTTCAGGAGGTTGGAGGG GTCAGTGGGCTTTCAGATTTACTAAAGAGTAATTTAGAGAGAGGAGTTAGCTCAAATGAGGATGATCTGTTGCACAGAAGAGACCTTTTCGGAGCAAACACCTATCCGCGCAAGAAAAGGAAAGGAATATGG CGCTTTGTATTTGAAGCTTGTTGGGATTTAACCCTTGTGATTCTAATGGTAGCTGCTGCTATATCATTATCACTGGGCATTGCAACAGAG GGTGTAAAAGATGGATGGTATGATGGTGGAAGCATATTCTTTGCTGTCTTTCTTGTGATATTTGTTACAG CAACCAGTGATTATAGGCAATCTCTTCAGTTTCAACATCTGAACGAGGAGAAACAAAACATAAAAGTTGAG GTTATCAGAGGTGGTAAGAGAGTAGGAGTTTCAATATTTGACCTTGTGGTCGGCGATGTTGTTCCCCTCAAAATTGGCGACCAA GTCCCTGCAGATGGTGTCCTGATATGTGGTCATTCTCTTGCAATAGATGAATCAAGTATGACGGGAGAGTCCAAAATT GTTCATAAGGACCAGAAGGCACCTATGTTGATGTCCGGTTGCAAGGTCGCAGATGGCTATGGCTCTATGTTG GTAACAGGCGTGGGTACTAATACTGAATGGGGTATGTTGATGGCCAATCTTTCAGAAGATATTGGTGAAGAAACTCCGTTGCAG GTGCGCTTGAATGGCGTCGCCACTTTAATTGGTATCGTGGGTTTATCTGTTGCTGGTGTTGTCCTTGTCGTACTTTGGATAAG ATATTTTACCGGGCATAGCAGTAATCCAGATGGAACTACTGCATTTGTGGCTGGGACTACTGGTGCAAAACAGGGATTTATGGGGGCAATCAGTATTTTTACAATTGCT GTAActattgtggttgttgctgttccTGAAGGACTCCCTTTAGCAGTAACATTGAC CCTTGCATATTCAATGCGAAAGATGATGCGAGACAAGGCTCTG GTGAGACGACTTTCATCTTGTGAAACAATGGGGTCGGCGACCACAATTTGCAGTGACAAGACTGGAACTCTTACCTTGAATAAG ATGACAGTCGTGGAAGCATATTTGAGTGGGACGAAGTTGAATCCTTGTAATAATACCGGGATGATGTCTAGCAGTGCGGCATCTCTACTTGTTGAAGGAATTGCAcaaaacacggcaggggctgtgtTTTCACCAGAG GATGGAGGAACTGCTGAAATTGCGGGTTCGCCAACTGAAAAAGCAATTCTTTCTTGGGGTCTTAAG ATTGGGATGAATTTCAACGATGTGAGATCAAAATCTTCAGTTCTCCATGTTCTCCCAtttaactcaatgaagaaatgtGGTGGCGTTGCAGTGCAAGTG TCGGATGCTTATGCACACATCCACTGGAAAGGTGCTGCTGAGATAGTATTAGCATCTTGCAAAAGCTTGCTTTCTATTGATGGTTCAGTTCATCCGATGAGTTCTGACAAG TATAATGAATTGAAGAGATCCATTGACGATATGGCAATGAGTTCACTGCGCTGTATTGCTTTTGCATATTGCACCTGCGAGCTCACAATGGTTCCTAGGGAGGATCTCGATAAGTGGCAGTTGCCTGAGGATAATCTGACTCTTCTTGGAATGGTCGGGATAAAG GATCCCTGTCGCCCAGGAGTAAGGGATGCTGTACAATTATGCAGTGCTGCTGGTGTGAAG GTACGGATGGTCACAGGAGATAATGTTGAAACAGCTAAGGCCATTGCTCTCGAATGTGGAATACTAAATGCAAAAGATGTTGCTTCAGAGACAATAATAATAGAGGGGAAGGTGTTCCGTGAAATGTCTGAAACTGCACGAGAAGAAGTTGCTGACAAGATTACA GTAATGGGACGGTCTTCTCCAAACGACAAACTTTTGCTTGTACAAGTTTTGAAAAGGAAAGGTCATGTAGTAGCTGTAACCGGTGATGGCACCAATGACGCCCCAGCATTACATGAG GCTGATATTGGTCTTTCAATGGGCATCTCGGGAACAGAAGTTGCTAAAGAAAGCTCGGACATTATAATCTTGGATGATGATTTCACATCCGTTGTCAAG GTTGTTCGTTGGGGACGGTCTGTCTATGCAAATATTCAGAAATTTATCCAGTTCCAGCTGACTGTTAATGTCGCTGCCCTGGTAATAAATGTGGTTGCTGCTGTGTCCTCTGGTGCTATTCCTCTGAATGCAGTTGAG CTTCTTTGGGTGAACCTTATCATGGACACACTAGGAGCCCTTGCATTAGCAACTGAACCACCAACAGACAACCTAATGAAGAGACATCCTGTTGGCAGAAG GGAACCTCTTGTTACAAATGTCATGTGGAGAAACCTGTTTATCCAG GCTCTTTACCAGATAGCAGTTCTTCTCATCTTCAATTTTGACGGCAAAAGGATTTTCCATTTGCATAATGAAAGTCGAGAGCACGCTGACAAAATTAAGAACACCTTTGTCTTCAATGCATTTGTCTTCTGCCAA ATCTTCAATGAGTTCAATGCTCGCAAGCCTGAGGAGAAGAATGTCTTCCTAGGAGTTACAAGCAACCGCCTTTTCATGGGTATAGTGGGTATAACTACCATTCTTCAG ATCTTGATAATTGAATTTCTCGGGAAGTTCTTCGGAACTGTTAGGCTCGGTTGGAAGCTATGGGTGCTATCAGTTGCCATTGGTGCAGTAAG CTGGCCTCTCGCGTATGTTGGCAAGTCCATTCCTGTCCCCGCCACACCTTTCCAGGATTACTTCAAGCATTGTTCTGTCTGGAGAAGGCCATGCCGCCGCGGCG ACGAAGAGCAGGGCAGCAAGAGCTAA
- the LOC123399610 gene encoding calcium-transporting ATPase 5, plasma membrane-type-like isoform X2, producing the protein MASPPPPPEVAVAVGEEEGEGREAQGEDAFDIPGKNAPRDRLRRWRQIALVLNASRRFRYTLDLERDEERENLRRIIRAHAQVIRAVFLFKKAGQKELQESYNGTKPESLSQRFPIDLEKLVMLNRDHDAIMLQEVGGVSGLSDLLKSNLERGVSSNEDDLLHRRDLFGANTYPRKKRKGIWRFVFEACWDLTLVILMVAAAISLSLGIATEGVKDGWYDGGSIFFAVFLVIFVTATSDYRQSLQFQHLNEEKQNIKVEVIRGGKRVGVSIFDLVVGDVVPLKIGDQVPADGVLICGHSLAIDESSMTGESKIVHKDQKAPMLMSGCKVADGYGSMLVTGVGTNTEWGMLMANLSEDIGEETPLQVRLNGVATLIGIVGLSVAGVVLVVLWIRYFTGHSSNPDGTTAFVAGTTGAKQGFMGAISIFTIAVTIVVVAVPEGLPLAVTLTLAYSMRKMMRDKALVRRLSSCETMGSATTICSDKTGTLTLNKMTVVEAYLSGTKLNPCNNTGMMSSSAASLLVEGIAQNTAGAVFSPEDGGTAEIAGSPTEKAILSWGLKSDAYAHIHWKGAAEIVLASCKSLLSIDGSVHPMSSDKYNELKRSIDDMAMSSLRCIAFAYCTCELTMVPREDLDKWQLPEDNLTLLGMVGIKDPCRPGVRDAVQLCSAAGVKVRMVTGDNVETAKAIALECGILNAKDVASETIIIEGKVFREMSETAREEVADKITVMGRSSPNDKLLLVQVLKRKGHVVAVTGDGTNDAPALHEADIGLSMGISGTEVAKESSDIIILDDDFTSVVKVVRWGRSVYANIQKFIQFQLTVNVAALVINVVAAVSSGAIPLNAVELLWVNLIMDTLGALALATEPPTDNLMKRHPVGRREPLVTNVMWRNLFIQALYQIAVLLIFNFDGKRIFHLHNESREHADKIKNTFVFNAFVFCQIFNEFNARKPEEKNVFLGVTSNRLFMGIVGITTILQILIIEFLGKFFGTVRLGWKLWVLSVAIGAVSWPLAYVGKSIPVPATPFQDYFKHCSVWRRPCRRGDEEQGSKS; encoded by the exons AtggcgtcgccgccgccgccgccggaggtcGCCGTGGCGGTtggcgaggaggagggggagggccgGGAGGCGCAGGGAGAGGATGCGTTCGACATACCCGGCAAGAACGCCCCGCGCGATCGCCTGCGGCGGTGGAGG CAAATTGCTCTTGTGCTCAACGCTTCACGCCGTTTTAGATATACTCTAGATCTGGAGAGGGATGAAGAGAGAGAAAACTTGAGAAGAATTATACGAGCTCATGCACAAGTTATACGG GCAGTGTTCCTTTTCAAAAAGGCTGGTCAAAAGGAGCTACAAG AATCTTACAATGGTACAAAACCGGAGTCACTCTCTCAAAGATTTCCAATTGATCTGGAAAAGCTTGTAATGTTGAACAGAGATCATGATGCAATTATGCTTCAGGAGGTTGGAGGG GTCAGTGGGCTTTCAGATTTACTAAAGAGTAATTTAGAGAGAGGAGTTAGCTCAAATGAGGATGATCTGTTGCACAGAAGAGACCTTTTCGGAGCAAACACCTATCCGCGCAAGAAAAGGAAAGGAATATGG CGCTTTGTATTTGAAGCTTGTTGGGATTTAACCCTTGTGATTCTAATGGTAGCTGCTGCTATATCATTATCACTGGGCATTGCAACAGAG GGTGTAAAAGATGGATGGTATGATGGTGGAAGCATATTCTTTGCTGTCTTTCTTGTGATATTTGTTACAG CAACCAGTGATTATAGGCAATCTCTTCAGTTTCAACATCTGAACGAGGAGAAACAAAACATAAAAGTTGAG GTTATCAGAGGTGGTAAGAGAGTAGGAGTTTCAATATTTGACCTTGTGGTCGGCGATGTTGTTCCCCTCAAAATTGGCGACCAA GTCCCTGCAGATGGTGTCCTGATATGTGGTCATTCTCTTGCAATAGATGAATCAAGTATGACGGGAGAGTCCAAAATT GTTCATAAGGACCAGAAGGCACCTATGTTGATGTCCGGTTGCAAGGTCGCAGATGGCTATGGCTCTATGTTG GTAACAGGCGTGGGTACTAATACTGAATGGGGTATGTTGATGGCCAATCTTTCAGAAGATATTGGTGAAGAAACTCCGTTGCAG GTGCGCTTGAATGGCGTCGCCACTTTAATTGGTATCGTGGGTTTATCTGTTGCTGGTGTTGTCCTTGTCGTACTTTGGATAAG ATATTTTACCGGGCATAGCAGTAATCCAGATGGAACTACTGCATTTGTGGCTGGGACTACTGGTGCAAAACAGGGATTTATGGGGGCAATCAGTATTTTTACAATTGCT GTAActattgtggttgttgctgttccTGAAGGACTCCCTTTAGCAGTAACATTGAC CCTTGCATATTCAATGCGAAAGATGATGCGAGACAAGGCTCTG GTGAGACGACTTTCATCTTGTGAAACAATGGGGTCGGCGACCACAATTTGCAGTGACAAGACTGGAACTCTTACCTTGAATAAG ATGACAGTCGTGGAAGCATATTTGAGTGGGACGAAGTTGAATCCTTGTAATAATACCGGGATGATGTCTAGCAGTGCGGCATCTCTACTTGTTGAAGGAATTGCAcaaaacacggcaggggctgtgtTTTCACCAGAG GATGGAGGAACTGCTGAAATTGCGGGTTCGCCAACTGAAAAAGCAATTCTTTCTTGGGGTCTTAAG TCGGATGCTTATGCACACATCCACTGGAAAGGTGCTGCTGAGATAGTATTAGCATCTTGCAAAAGCTTGCTTTCTATTGATGGTTCAGTTCATCCGATGAGTTCTGACAAG TATAATGAATTGAAGAGATCCATTGACGATATGGCAATGAGTTCACTGCGCTGTATTGCTTTTGCATATTGCACCTGCGAGCTCACAATGGTTCCTAGGGAGGATCTCGATAAGTGGCAGTTGCCTGAGGATAATCTGACTCTTCTTGGAATGGTCGGGATAAAG GATCCCTGTCGCCCAGGAGTAAGGGATGCTGTACAATTATGCAGTGCTGCTGGTGTGAAG GTACGGATGGTCACAGGAGATAATGTTGAAACAGCTAAGGCCATTGCTCTCGAATGTGGAATACTAAATGCAAAAGATGTTGCTTCAGAGACAATAATAATAGAGGGGAAGGTGTTCCGTGAAATGTCTGAAACTGCACGAGAAGAAGTTGCTGACAAGATTACA GTAATGGGACGGTCTTCTCCAAACGACAAACTTTTGCTTGTACAAGTTTTGAAAAGGAAAGGTCATGTAGTAGCTGTAACCGGTGATGGCACCAATGACGCCCCAGCATTACATGAG GCTGATATTGGTCTTTCAATGGGCATCTCGGGAACAGAAGTTGCTAAAGAAAGCTCGGACATTATAATCTTGGATGATGATTTCACATCCGTTGTCAAG GTTGTTCGTTGGGGACGGTCTGTCTATGCAAATATTCAGAAATTTATCCAGTTCCAGCTGACTGTTAATGTCGCTGCCCTGGTAATAAATGTGGTTGCTGCTGTGTCCTCTGGTGCTATTCCTCTGAATGCAGTTGAG CTTCTTTGGGTGAACCTTATCATGGACACACTAGGAGCCCTTGCATTAGCAACTGAACCACCAACAGACAACCTAATGAAGAGACATCCTGTTGGCAGAAG GGAACCTCTTGTTACAAATGTCATGTGGAGAAACCTGTTTATCCAG GCTCTTTACCAGATAGCAGTTCTTCTCATCTTCAATTTTGACGGCAAAAGGATTTTCCATTTGCATAATGAAAGTCGAGAGCACGCTGACAAAATTAAGAACACCTTTGTCTTCAATGCATTTGTCTTCTGCCAA ATCTTCAATGAGTTCAATGCTCGCAAGCCTGAGGAGAAGAATGTCTTCCTAGGAGTTACAAGCAACCGCCTTTTCATGGGTATAGTGGGTATAACTACCATTCTTCAG ATCTTGATAATTGAATTTCTCGGGAAGTTCTTCGGAACTGTTAGGCTCGGTTGGAAGCTATGGGTGCTATCAGTTGCCATTGGTGCAGTAAG CTGGCCTCTCGCGTATGTTGGCAAGTCCATTCCTGTCCCCGCCACACCTTTCCAGGATTACTTCAAGCATTGTTCTGTCTGGAGAAGGCCATGCCGCCGCGGCG ACGAAGAGCAGGGCAGCAAGAGCTAA